CAGTTAAAACAAAATGCATAATAACAGTAGCTAAACTCTGTAGCtaacctttttcaggaccctgtctttcaaagataatttgtaaaaatccaaataactaaaGGGTGTTACTTCAAGAACAAGgtctgtttcccatgcttgttcaatgaaccataaacaattaatgaacatgcacctgtggagcggtcattaagacacaaacagcttacagatggtaggcaattaagttatgaaaacttaggacactaaagaggcctttctactgactctgaaaaacaccaagagaaagatgcccagggtccctgctcatctgcgttaaCGTGccataggcatgctgcaaggaggcatgaggactgcagatgtggccagggcaataaattgcaatgtctgtactgtgagacgcctaaaacagcgctacagggagacaggacagaccgctgatcgccctcgcagtggcagaccacgtgtaacaacacctgcacaggatcggtacatccaaacatcacacctgcgggacaggtacaggatggcaacaacaactgcccgagttacaccaggaacgcacaatccctccatcagtgctcagactgtccacaaaggctgagagaggctggactgagggcttgtaggcctgttgtaaggcaggtcctcaccagacatcactggcaacaacgtcgcctatgggcacaaacccaccgtcgcaggaccagacaagactggcaaaaagtgcttttcactgacgagtcgcagttttgtctcaccaggggtgatggtcggacttgcgtttatcgtcaaaggaatgaacgttacacagaggcctatactctggagcgggattgatttggaggtggagggttcgtcatggtctggggcggtgtgtcacagcatcatcagactgagcttgttgtcattgcaggcaatctcaacgctgtgcgttacagggaagacatcctcctccctcatgtggtaccatccctgcaggctcatcctgacatgaccctccagcatgacaatgccatcagacatattgctcgttctgtgtgtgatttcctgcaagacaggaatgtcagtgttctgccatggccagcgaagagcccggatctcaatctcattgagcacgtctgggacctgttggatcggagggtgagggctagggccattccctccagaaatgtccgggaacttgcaggtgccttggtggaagagtggggtaacatctcacagcaagaactggcaaacctggttcagtccatgaggaggagatgcactgcagtacttaatgcagctggtggccacaccagatactgactgttcttTTTGATtttgacacattattccatttatgttagtcacatgtctgtggaacttgtttagtttatgtctcagttgttgaatcttgttatgttcatacaaatatttacacatgttaagtttgctgaaaataaacgcagttgacagtgagaggacgtttctttttttgctgagtttagataagTTAGCAATCCCTTATAGTGTAGGCCTACATCATCACTTGACACTTGTACAATATGATAGGACTCCAGTCCTTCATCAGGCAATATGTGCTGGTATTCTAAGCTGACAATTTATTattgtccctccctccccttttctctcaGGCAAGAATTCAATGTTAATAGTTAAGAAAGTAAGCCTATATAAACGGCTTACCTATAAATGATCTCTTAGCAGATTGTTCCTTTGAAAAATATTTTTCTGGATGGCCAAATAAAACCCTGGGGGAACCCTGGTGTATAAGATATCAGTCCTAATGTGCTTAAAATTGTCATCCAAATGTGTTGACATGTAAAGTTGCCATGCTTTGACCCTGTGCCACCTCAGAAAGAATTGCTGCAAAATTAACTAATTTCAATTATCAAAAGAATGTTGAACAGTTATCTTTTTTTGTTGCATAGAAAGAAAGTCTAGCTTCTGCAGCACTGGTCTACATTATATTGGTACAACCAGGCAGTCATGGGCTGCTCCAGGGAGGGGCAAAATGGTGCTGAAGCCCCCTCAAGAATAGGCCTAGCACCCATTAGCACCAAGAAATAAGTTTTGCGTATATGCAATCATGTACACTGTAGATTGCAAGCACCCCTACACAACGACCAAGCTACCCCAGTGAAAAATGCTTGGTGCTGCCACTGCAGGCAGTAAGGATGGTAAGGACAGTAAGTGGAGGCCCACAGGTGAAAGCAGTTGCTAAGAGGCAGTCTtagtgagaaaaatatatatatctccaAAAGCCTAACTGATGGCTTCAGATTGCTTGTAGCAGCAAGTGAGGTGAATCTGTACCGCTTGCTTGTAGCACCAAGTGAGATGAATCTGTACCGCTTGCTTGTACCACCAAGTGAGGTGAATCTGTACAGCCTTCTTGTAGCAGCAAGTGAGGTGAATCTGTACAGCCTTCTTGTAGCAGCAAGTGAGGTGAATCTGTACAGCCTTCTTGTAGCAGCAAGTGAGGTGAATCTGTAGGTGCGTATCAGTCCATACATCCGAGACCCAGTCAAAGCACTGTCGACCAGTCTACAAGCCTACTTCTAACCACCTGGAACTCCCTGAGTGCACAGTCATTCGAATGCACTTCATATAATTATAATGATCCACAACACCGTTCATGTCATCAGTATTTACTTGGTGAAAATCCTTAGAATGCTTTTAATATAAAATCTGAACCTTCCCACTACAATCTAAAACAGAGCCAAGTTATTAATTTTACCAGAACCTCTCTGCCCCCTAGGGGTGATGTAGAATTATGACAACATCTTAGTTCCAATATATTGCTGTTTATTTGCTGTGGAAACATTGTTGTGACAGAGAGCCCAGACATACAGTAGGCATCATGTGGGCTGTCTGGAATATGATCAATAGAAGACAATATTTCCTATAATTGTTTATGGAAGAGAGAAATGTAAAACGTCTCGCCATCAGCAACACAGTAAAATGCCACAGTTTTTCAATACAGAAAAtggccacacacagacacataagaCATGATTTCTCACACATTGGTTCCTATAATGCACTGACTAATCAGACCCTACTATCGCTGAACTTTGACCTCAGTGTGTTTGTAACTCAGACCAGCACAGCGGACAGGCTCACGTCCCCCTCAACCTCCAGGATATCAATCTGCTGGAACAGGAAGTGGCGGTGGTTGTAGCTGAACATCAGGGCTCCATTCACCATCACCCTGTAGCACTGGGTATCACACATGATGATCATCTGAAACACAGGGCCTGACATGAGTGCTGAGCTCATCCCAGGAAAAGCATAAGGTATCATTGAAGCTAAAACACATTCAGATGCATTTCAGCTGAAATTGTTGTCAATGCACAACACATGCAAATATCCGTTCAAATATATTTACTTGTTCCATCCTACAGTATGCAGTTTCCTATAATGGAGTTTATACCGTAAAAGGCTGGCCTCTGTAGAAGGGCATGCCACCTGTCCTTTCCTCTGGACCCCACTGTTCCTTCAGGAGACTGTTACGAACTACAACGTTCTCATTGAACCTGGGGTTGAAGTGGAACGCCACCCCCGAGTTGAAACGCAGGTTGATACAGAACCTAGAACCATTGCAACCATAATCATGGTTATAAGGCTCGACCAGGAATGTCAGGTTAGATTACCCATTAAACTAATGCTCTGTGGTAGATGGTGGAAAATGTGTACAggggtaaccagtttataatatcaataaggcacctcggagtttgtggtatatggccaatataccatggctaaggactgtgtccaggcactccacattgcgttgtgcataagaacagccctatattggccatataccacacctacttgggtcttattgcttaaatataccacggctaagggctgttcttatgcacgatgcgaagcagagtgcctggatacagcccttagccgtggtatattggccatataccacaaacccgaggtgccttattactattataaactgggtactAACAagatagaacagtaaacaagtatttTTGCCTCAAACCtgtggtatattgtctgatataaACAAGGCTGAAATGCATTTTTAGCCAATAAGCATCCAGGACCCAAACAACCTGGCTCATAATACTGTATAGCTCTGTAATGTACTGCTTGTAGAGAGGGATAACTTTTCTGGACTCTGATGGTGAGTGTTACACAATCGTGAAATAAATCATTTGGAGGGTGACAGGCTAATCAAAAGAGGACCTTTTCCTTACTATTCATTTGTATTGTCTGTAATGTACAGGTATACAATTCATAGTACCAACTCTGACCCATAGCAGGTGAAGCAAATGCATTATATAAGATGTGCTCATATTGAGTAAGTTACTTACTTATCAGCGTTGTGGTTGACCACACCCTGGATGGTGATGTTTCTGCCTGGGTAAAGTCCACCTGCCATTATGTTTTTATACGGCACAACCTGAGGACAAAGGATCCATAACATCACCATGTCAACCCAATAATCTGTTATGATACATAAATTAATGTAATTATGCAGTCTGCAATTAGTCTGTAGGTTAAAGAAGGGGTGCTTACAAAGGACGGCTTGGGGGTGTATGGAGGCTGGGCAGTGTATGGAGGGGGTGCCTATAAAATAAACATTATACATCACCACAGTCTCTACAAAAAAACGACTTTAAGCTTGTCAGAACTTAATTTTCTTAACATTCATTTATATAGAAAAAGATTTATCAAACTTCAATGCAATTCCTGATATTGGCCTCTATCTACACATTTTAAACTCTGAAAAGTTGATTCATTGGAATGCAACTGACCTGAAGAAATCCTGCAGCCGAGAAAGCCTACAAAACAGACAAACAGTTGTCAAATATCAACCTTAACAAGGAACGCAAGCAAAATCTACCCTCAAAGCTAACGTTGATTGAATGGAATGAAATGCAGTCACCTTACTAAAACAACCACCACCAGAAAAAAAGCTAAATACACGAAATTAGGTGTCAACCCAGCATGGTAGAATCTACCTGTGTGGCGTTAGACCATTGAGGAGGAGTTTTGGGGCCAGTTTTGCTTTGACGAGATCTATTTCGGTTTCGTTGACCCTGTAAATAAATTGTCCATCTTGGATTATGACCTATGCTACTGTTTTGTGAAGCCAGATATGTAGTACTGGGTTTATTACTAATTATAAGTGTTTCCAGACCTTGAAGTAACTCCAAATATAATATGTTTTTAACTTGTATAACTAAGAATCCTGTTCATGAGTCTGTCTGTCATATGAAGAATACTCACACTGTGTGGATGGCCAGGATATCCTGGTTGGGGAGGAGGTGACTGGAGAAAAGACAGGACATAACATTTCATTTCTATGTATAGGATATGAACAGACTCTCTTAGTCAGCACATGCAAGTCTGAATAATGATAATAACTTAATTTGAAAAAGCACTTTCAATACAGGTAACAAAGTGCTTCACATCATAAAATAAAAGTACTAACAAAGAAATAAAGACAGGAGGAAGGACAATGAAAAAAGATCGCTAATTAAAATCAAACATTAAAAGATCTTTATAAAAGTGTGTCTTCAACATGGATTTAAAAAGAGGCACTGAATCTGCAAGCCTGATCTCCTCTAGCAGACCATCCACAGTCTACATGGGCTTAAAGATTTGTTTTATTCATGataaaattatgaaaaatatgagtagcattccacccatgaggccactaggtcatttgactgcaggaaagggaacTGGGGGAACTCCATTTTTCTGGATGCCAAAAATATGTCTACAACATCCTTTTACAATCATTACACCACCTGGCCATGACCACTGCCCACTTGGTTGCATTCCAGACAACTGATTAAGATGAGCAAATCTGTCCAGTTGCTTGCTCAAAGCTAATCCTACTGAACGCGAAAATGAACTATATTCTCCCATGGGGATGACCTGTCAGATACTCACGGTGACTGCAGGGTTGGAGAAGGCAATAGACTGGACTTCCACTCCCCCATCCACAGAGATGGTGTCCACTCTGGAGAATGACAGCCGGTGCAGGTACTCCATGAAGAGGGCACCATTCACAATAATCTGTGATAAAACAGGATTTAGGAAAGACAAaaaattatatataatatatgccatttagcagacgctttatccaaagcgacttacagttatgcatgcatacaatacattttacgTACGGTATGGGTGGCTCCAGCTGGAAACCAATGGCACATGgaggaaaaataataaataagtGAATAGTTATGATACTTTATGCTCTAGAGAAATGTAATAAATCCATAGTCAAAAAACTGCTCTAGAGATAAGGTTAAATTCAATAGGAATGCTATGATTCCAACTGATGACTCCATGTCATATACCCTTGTAAAAGATTGTATCATGAAGGAGAGGCAATGCATGTTCGAATTTCACCAAgtagaaagggaagaggtagaaaggaTGCTGTTGTCTCTTTCGGATGACAAGTCACCTGGTACAGATCATCTTGACGCCAAATTGCTTACTTACAGCTAACCAAATATCTACCCCAATCTCTCATATTTTTATTAAGTGCTTGATGTATGGGGTGTGCCCAGAAGTCTGGAAAGAGTCAAAGGTTATTCCACTACCTAAGGATAAAAAAATCTGCATTCACTGTTCCTAATAGTCatcctataagcttgctgcctgtGTTAAGTAAATTATTGGACAGTTTTTTTATCTGTACAAATCAAGGATTATTTCTCATGTAATGGTCTGATAACGGGTTTCCAGCATGCATACAAAGAAGGGCATTCtttgtagccatctatttaccaccacaaagcaaagctggcactaagaccactctCAACAAATTCTATAAGGTcaaaagcaaagaagaaaatgctaaCCCAGAAGCGgctctcctagtggccggggacattaatgcaggcaaacttaaatcagttttaccaaatttttaccagcatgtcacatgtgcaaccaggggggaaaaatcctagaccacctttactccacacacagagatgcatacaaagctctcccccgccctccatttggcaaatctgaccacaattatatcctcctgattcctgcttacaagaaaaaactaaagcaagtagtaccagtgactcgctcaatacggaagtggtcagatgacgcgaatgctacactacaggactgttttgctagcacagactggaatatgttccgggattcatccaatggcattgaggaatacaccacctcagtcatcggcttcatcaataagtgcatcgatgatgtcgtccccacagtgactgtacgtacatatcccaaccagaaaccatggattacaggcaacatccgcattgagctaaaggctagagctgccgctttcaagaagcGGGAGACTAATcgagacgcttataagaaatcctgctatgccctcagacaaaccatcaaacaagcaaagcatcaatacaggattaagattgaatactactacaccggctctgatgatcgtcggatgtggcagggcttgaaaactattatggactacaaagggaaacccagacgcgagcctaccagaggagctaaatgccttttgtgctcgcttcgaggcaagcaacactgaagcatgcacgagagcaccagctgttctggatgactgtgtgataacgctctaggtagccgatgtgaacaaaacctttaaacaagtcaacattcacaaagcagctgggccagacggattaccaggatgtgtactcaaagcatgcgcggacgaACTGtaaagtgttttcactgacattttcaacctctccctgaccgagtctgtaatacctacagtcgtggccaaaagttttgagaatgacacaaatataaattttcacaaagtctgctgcctcagtttgtatgatggcaatttgtaaatactccagaatgttatgaagagtgatcagatgaat
The sequence above is a segment of the Salvelinus alpinus chromosome 1, SLU_Salpinus.1, whole genome shotgun sequence genome. Coding sequences within it:
- the LOC139535766 gene encoding galectin-9-like isoform X1, translated to MSFQQPFFNPRVPFTGCIQGALHEGKTITVTGRVLPGAQRFNVNLQCGSRGNPDVALHFNPRYDSFLDVVVCNTKQDSKWGSEEREYFATMTRGANFTLMFLVNRDSYSIIVNGALFMEYLHRLSFSRVDTISVDGGVEVQSIAFSNPAVTSPPPQPGYPGHPHSGQRNRNRSRQSKTGPKTPPQWSNATQAFSAAGFLQAPPPYTAQPPYTPKPSFVVPYKNIMAGGLYPGRNITIQGVVNHNADKFCINLRFNSGVAFHFNPRFNENVVVRNSLLKEQWGPEERTGGMPFYRGQPFTMIIMCDTQCYRVMVNGALMFSYNHRHFLFQQIDILEVEGDVSLSAVLV
- the LOC139535766 gene encoding galectin-9-like isoform X2 gives rise to the protein MSFQQPFFNPRVPFTGCIQGALHEGKTITVTGRVLPGAQRFNVNLQCGSRGNPDVALHFNPRYDSFLDVVVCNTKQDSKWGSEEREYFATMTRGANFTLMFLVNRDSYSIIVNGALFMEYLHRLSFSRVDTISVDGGVEVQSIAFSNPAVTSPPPQPGYPGHPHSAFSAAGFLQAPPPYTAQPPYTPKPSFVVPYKNIMAGGLYPGRNITIQGVVNHNADKFCINLRFNSGVAFHFNPRFNENVVVRNSLLKEQWGPEERTGGMPFYRGQPFTMIIMCDTQCYRVMVNGALMFSYNHRHFLFQQIDILEVEGDVSLSAVLV